AGCCCGCGAGCGCGAGCGCGCTCACCGCCGCCAGGGCGAGCGCGGTCAGCGGGCGGCGTGCGGTCATGCGGCGAGCGTAGCCCCACAGGCTATGGGTGAGCCGAGCGGCGCCGCTCAGCCGCCGAGTCCGGAGCGCAGCTCGTGCGTCAGCGAGCTGACGACCGCCTGCAGGCTGCCGCCGTTGGCCTCGGCGACGCTCAGCTGCCGCTGGTAGCTCGCGCCGCCCTCCAGGATTCGCGGGATGGTCTGCAGCTCCTCGACGCAGCCGAGCCGCTCGGCCTCGGGGGCGAGGTCGTCCACCAGCTCGAGCAGGCACTCCGACACCAGGCGCTCGGAGCCGTCGGGCGCGACGATGATCTCGGCGTCGAGGCCGTACCGCGCGGCGCGCCACTTGTTCTCGCGCACGAACCAGGGCTGGAGCGTCATCGGCTCCTCGCCCTCGTCGAGGCGGCCCGACATCCGGTCGGTGAGGCAGTGGATCAGCGCGGCCACCGCGCCCACCTCGTCGGTGGTCGAGAGGCCGTCGCACGCGCGCATCTCCACCGTGCCCCACTTGGGCGAGGGGCGGATGTCCCAGCGGACCTCGCTGTGGTCGGTGACGACGCCGGTGGTCACGAGGTCCTGCACGTACTCCTCGTAGTTCGCCCAGGTGCCGAACTGCCACGGCAGGCCGGCGGTCGGCAGCTGCTGGAACATCAGCGCGCGGTTGGAGGCGTACCCCGTCTTCGCGCCGCCCCAGAACGGGCTGGACGCGCTCAGCGCCTGCAGGTGCGGGTAGTACGCGAGCAGCCCGTTCACGATCGGCAGCGCCTTGTCGCGGGCGTCGATGCCGACGTGCACGTGGATGCCCCAGATCATCATCTGCCTGCCCCACCACTGCGTGCGGTCGAGCAGGCGGTCGTACCGCTCGTTCGGGGTGATCTTCTGGTCGAACCACTGCGCGAAGGGATGCGTCCCCGCGCACATGAGCTCCACGCCCAGCGGGTCGGTGACGCCGCGCACGAGATCGATGAGGCCCTGGAGGTCGGCGATGGCCGCCGGGACCGTGTGGTGGACGGTGCTCACCAGCTCCACCGTGTTCATGAGCAGCTCGTGGGTGATCTGCGGGTGCTCGCGGCCGTCGGGCGTGCCCAGCTCGCGGAGGACGTCGTCGGCGATCTGGACCAGGTCGCCGGTCGTCCCGTCGACGAGGGCGAGCTCCCACTCGACCCCGATGGTGGAGCGCTCCGACGGCGAGAATTCGATCTGCATGGAGGGTATGACGTCCGTTCTCGTCGGCCGGAGGGACTCGATTGGCCCGACCGGGGCGGTATCTGACAGAATAGCTAGTTGAGTTCCCCGTACCCGACCCTCTATCCGGTGCGGCGGGATGACCAAAGACCTCCTGCCGAGTGTGCCCCCACGCCCACGGCAGTCAGCTCGACTTAACATCACTCATCGAAACAGGAGAATTGTGTCTGTCAAGATCCGCCTGAAGCGCCTGGGGAAGATCCGCGCTCCGTACTACCGCATCGTCGTCGCCGACTCGCGCACCAAGCGTGACGGCCGCGTCATCGAGGAGATCGGCCTCTACCACCCGACCGAGGAGCCGTCGCGCATCGAGGTCGACTCCGACCGCGCCCAGTACTGGCTCGGCGTCGGCGCGCAGCCGACCGAGCAGGTCATGGCGCTGCTGAAGCTCACCGGCGACTGGGGCAAGTTCAAGGGCGACAAGAACGCCGTCAGCACCGTCCGCACCGCGGACGCCAAGGCCGAGTTCGTCGCCGACGAGAAGAAGTCGTCCGTCGTGAAGCCGAAGGCCGCTCCGGCCGACGTCACCGCTGAGGCGGAGGCCGTCGTCGAGGCCGAGGTCGAGGCCGAGGAGGCCGCAGAGGCCGAGGTCGTGGCCGAGGCCGAGACCATCGCCGACGACGCCGCCGACGGCGAGAAGGCGTAACACCTTGCTCGCACCCGCGCTCACGCACCTGGTCAAGGGCATCGTCGACCACCCGGACGACGTGCACGTCGTGGCCAAGGGCTCCCCGCGTGGCGAGGTCCTCGAGATTCGTGTGAATCCCGAGGACCTCGGCCGGGTGATCGGCCGCTCCGGCCGGACCGCCAAGGCCCTCCGCACCGTGGTGACCGCGCTGGCCGACGGCCGGCGCGTCCGTGTCGACGTCGTCGACGACTGAGGTGTCGGAGCACAAACTGCCCCGCAAGGAGGTCGCTCCGCGTCCGGGCGAGACCGAGCTACGCGTCGGCCGGCTGACCAAGGCGCACGGCCTCAAGGGCGCCATCAAGCTGGAGCTCTACACCGACGAGCCCGAGAAGCGGTTCGTGCCGGGAGCGGTGTTCACCCTCCAGGTGCCCACCGCCTCCAAATGGCACGGCAAGACGCTGGAGCTGCGCGAGCTCCGCTGGTACAACGGTCACCCGGTCGGCTTCTTCGCCGGCGTGGAGGACCGCACGGAGGCGGAGACGCTCATCAAGGCGATCCTCTGGGTCAGCCAGGACGTCGCCGAGCTGCCTGACGAGGACGACGCCTGGTACGACCACCAGCTGGTCGGCCTGTCCGCACTCCGCGACGGGCAGCCGGTCGGCACGGTGGCGCGCGTCGACCACCTCCCCGCTCAGGACCTCCTGGCCATCAAGACCGACAACGGCGAGGTGCTCGTGCCGTTCGTGAAAGCGATCGTGCCCGAGGTCGACATCGCCGCGGGGACGCTAACGCTCACGCCGCCGGCCGGGCTCTTCGAGGAGCTGCCGGACGACGACGAGGGCGAGGCGCCCGAACGGGACGACTCCGAACCGGACGACCACGAGTCGCAGGACTGAACACACGAAGAGGGCGACCCGCACGGGTCGCCCTCTTCGCATGTCCGGGCTCAGCCCGCGGCGTCACCGCACGATCGCGAGGCCCCGGGCGCGCAGCCCGCGGGCATCCGCGTCGAGCGCCGCGAGCAGGCGGTCGTGGGTCGCGACGATGTGCGCGTGGATGCGCTCGGCGGCGGCGTCCGCGTCCCGACGCCCTACGAGCTCCACGATCGCTCGGTGCTCCTCCCACGCGGCGCGCCGGGTCTCCTCGGTGCGCACCTCCAGCCAGCGCGTCCGCGCCAGGCGGGTCATCGCCGACTGCACGGCGTCGGCGAAGAAGTGGTTGCCCGACAGCGCCGCCAGGCGCACGTGGAAGTCCTCGCCCGCGCGCACCGCCGCGTCGTGGCCGTGCGCGCTCTGCTGCGTGTCGAGCGTGCGTGCGATGGCGGTGATCGCGTCGTCGCCGGCGCGGGCGCAGGTGTGCCGCACCGCCGCCGTCTCGAGCGCGTCCCGCAGCTCGGAGAGCCGCCCGATCTCGCCCAGGTCGATGGGGGAGACCTGCCATCCGCGGCCCTCGTGCGCGATCAGCCCCTCCGCCTCCAGCCGCTGCAGTGCTGCGCGCAGGGGCGTGCGGGAGGCTCCGAGCTCGGCCTCCAGCCCGCGCTCGGTCACCCGCGACCCCGGCAGGCGCTCGAGCTCCAGGATCTGGGTGCGGAGGCGGTCGTAGACGGTCGACGGGTCGGTCATGACGCTCCTTTGGTATACCGACTTGGTATACCGATAGTGTATGGCCATGACCGCCCGAACACGTACCCCGCGCCCCTGGCTGATGCTGGCGTTCGGAGTCGCGGCGCAGGCCAGCTCCACGGTCTTCGTCTCGACGCCCGCGTTCCTCATCCCGCTGCTCCACACGGAGCGCGGGCTCAGCCTCGCGCAGGCCGGGCTGCTGGCCTCCGCCCCGACGCTCGGCCTGGTGCTGACGCTGATCGCGTGGGGCGCGCTGAGCGACCGGATCGGCGAGCGCTGGGTGATCGCGTCCGGGCTCGCACTGACCGCCCTGGCCGGGCTGGGCGCCATGCTCGTGTCGTCGTACCTCGGGCTCGCCGCGCTGTTCCTCGTCGGAGGGATGGCCTCCGCCAGCCCCAATGCGGCCAGCGGGCGCGTCGTGATCGGGTGGTTCCCGAAGGAGCGGCGCGGTCTCGCCATGGGCATCCGGCAGATGTGCCAGCCCCTCGGGGTCGCGATCGCGGCGGTCACCATCCCGACCCTGGCCTCCGTCGGCGGCATCGGGCTCGCGCTGCTCGTGCCGACCGCGCTGTGCGCCGTCTCGGCGGTGCTCTGCGCGGTCGGGATCGTGGACCCGCCGCGCCCGCCGCGGACCGCCGGGGCGGGGGAGGAGGCGCACCCGCAGGCCGTGTGGCGCCCGTACCGCGAGACGACGCTGCTGTGGCGCATCCACGCGGTGTCGATGCTGCTCGTGATCCCGCAGTTCACCGTCTCCACGTTCGGGCTCGTCTGGCTGGTGTCGGGGCTGCACGTGCCCGCGCTGGCGGCCGGCATCGTCATCGGCGTGAGCCAGTTCGCCGGCGCGCTCGGGCGGATCGGCGTCGGCGTGCTGAGCGACCGCGTCGGCAGCCACCTCCGGCCGCTGCGCTGGGTGTCGCTCGCGGCGGTCGTGGTGATGCTGCTCCTCGCCGCCGCCTCCGCCTTCGGCGTGGTCGCGGCGGCCATCATCCTCGTGGTGGCCGCTGTGGTGACGGTCGCCGACAACGGGCTGGCGTACACGTCCGTCGCCGAGATCGCCGGCCCGTTCTGGTCGGGACGCGCCCTCGGCACGCAGAACACCGGGCAGTTCCTGGCCGCCTCGGTCGTGGGGCCCGCGGTCGGTGCGCTGATCGGGTGGCTCGGCTACCCGGTCGCCTTCGCCATCGTCGCCCTCTGCCCGGCGGTCGCGGCGCCGCTCGTGCCGCGGGATCGTGAGCTGGCGGTCGTGCCCGCCTGAATAGACTCGATCCATGCGCATCGACATCGTCACGATCTTCCCGACCTTCTTCGATGTGCTGGACATCTCCCTGCTCGGCAAGGCCCGTGAGGCCGGGCTGATCGAGCTCGGCGTGCACGACCTGCGCGACCACACCCACGACCGGCACCGCACGGTCGACGACACGCCCTACGGCGGCGGCGCCGGCATGGTGATGAAGCCCGAGCCGTGGGGGGAGGCGCTCGACGGCATCCTGTCCGCGAGCGATGACCCGGTGGTGATCTTCCCGTCGCCGGCCGGTGAGGTGTTCACGCAGGCGACGGCGCGCGAGCTGGCGGGGGAGCAGCACCTCGTGTTCGGCTGCGGCCGGTACGAGGGCATCGACCAGCGCGTGTTCGACGACACCGCCTCCCGAGCCCGCGTCCGGCTCATGAGCATCGGCGACTATGTGCTGAACGGTGGGGAGGTGGCCACCATGGCGATGATCGAGGCGATCGGCCGGCTCATCCCGGGCGTCGTCGGCAACCCGGAGAGCCTGGTGCAGGAGTCGCACGAGGACGGCCTCCTGGAGTACCCCAGCTACACGAAGCCCGCGGAGTGGCGCGGCCACGAGGTGCCGCCCATCCTGCTCTCGGGCAACCACGGCGCGATCGCGGCCTGGCGGCACGAGCAGCAGCTCGAGCGCACGCGCCGCGTCCGCCCCGACCTCCTGCCCTGACACAGTGGCAAACCGCCGAGTACGCAGATTCTCCGCGTACTCGGCCGTTTCCGGCCGAATTCGCGCGTACTCGCGGGGTTGCTACGGAGCGGTCAGGATCAGCGGGCCGTCCTCGGTGATCGCGACGGTGTGCTCGGAGTGCGCGCCGCGGGAGCCGTCGGCGCTGCGCAGCGTCCAGCCGTCCGGGTCGGTGAAGATCTCGTCGGTCGTCTGCAGGAACCACGGCTCGATCGCGATGACGAGCCCCGGCCGCAGCGGGTAGCCGCGTCCGGCGCGGCCGTCGTTGGCGACGTGCGGGTCGCCGTGCATCGTGCGGCCGACGCCGTGGCCGCCGAACTGCAGGTTGACCGAGTACCCCTCGGCGTGCGCGACGGCTCCGATGGCC
The sequence above is a segment of the Leifsonia williamsii genome. Coding sequences within it:
- a CDS encoding glutamate--cysteine ligase, which gives rise to MQIEFSPSERSTIGVEWELALVDGTTGDLVQIADDVLRELGTPDGREHPQITHELLMNTVELVSTVHHTVPAAIADLQGLIDLVRGVTDPLGVELMCAGTHPFAQWFDQKITPNERYDRLLDRTQWWGRQMMIWGIHVHVGIDARDKALPIVNGLLAYYPHLQALSASSPFWGGAKTGYASNRALMFQQLPTAGLPWQFGTWANYEEYVQDLVTTGVVTDHSEVRWDIRPSPKWGTVEMRACDGLSTTDEVGAVAALIHCLTDRMSGRLDEGEEPMTLQPWFVRENKWRAARYGLDAEIIVAPDGSERLVSECLLELVDDLAPEAERLGCVEELQTIPRILEGGASYQRQLSVAEANGGSLQAVVSSLTHELRSGLGG
- the rpsP gene encoding 30S ribosomal protein S16, producing the protein MSVKIRLKRLGKIRAPYYRIVVADSRTKRDGRVIEEIGLYHPTEEPSRIEVDSDRAQYWLGVGAQPTEQVMALLKLTGDWGKFKGDKNAVSTVRTADAKAEFVADEKKSSVVKPKAAPADVTAEAEAVVEAEVEAEEAAEAEVVAEAETIADDAADGEKA
- a CDS encoding RNA-binding protein yields the protein MLAPALTHLVKGIVDHPDDVHVVAKGSPRGEVLEIRVNPEDLGRVIGRSGRTAKALRTVVTALADGRRVRVDVVDD
- the rimM gene encoding ribosome maturation factor RimM (Essential for efficient processing of 16S rRNA), whose translation is MSEHKLPRKEVAPRPGETELRVGRLTKAHGLKGAIKLELYTDEPEKRFVPGAVFTLQVPTASKWHGKTLELRELRWYNGHPVGFFAGVEDRTEAETLIKAILWVSQDVAELPDEDDAWYDHQLVGLSALRDGQPVGTVARVDHLPAQDLLAIKTDNGEVLVPFVKAIVPEVDIAAGTLTLTPPAGLFEELPDDDEGEAPERDDSEPDDHESQD
- a CDS encoding GntR family transcriptional regulator, whose amino-acid sequence is MTDPSTVYDRLRTQILELERLPGSRVTERGLEAELGASRTPLRAALQRLEAEGLIAHEGRGWQVSPIDLGEIGRLSELRDALETAAVRHTCARAGDDAITAIARTLDTQQSAHGHDAAVRAGEDFHVRLAALSGNHFFADAVQSAMTRLARTRWLEVRTEETRRAAWEEHRAIVELVGRRDADAAAERIHAHIVATHDRLLAALDADARGLRARGLAIVR
- a CDS encoding MFS transporter produces the protein MTARTRTPRPWLMLAFGVAAQASSTVFVSTPAFLIPLLHTERGLSLAQAGLLASAPTLGLVLTLIAWGALSDRIGERWVIASGLALTALAGLGAMLVSSYLGLAALFLVGGMASASPNAASGRVVIGWFPKERRGLAMGIRQMCQPLGVAIAAVTIPTLASVGGIGLALLVPTALCAVSAVLCAVGIVDPPRPPRTAGAGEEAHPQAVWRPYRETTLLWRIHAVSMLLVIPQFTVSTFGLVWLVSGLHVPALAAGIVIGVSQFAGALGRIGVGVLSDRVGSHLRPLRWVSLAAVVVMLLLAAASAFGVVAAAIILVVAAVVTVADNGLAYTSVAEIAGPFWSGRALGTQNTGQFLAASVVGPAVGALIGWLGYPVAFAIVALCPAVAAPLVPRDRELAVVPA
- the trmD gene encoding tRNA (guanosine(37)-N1)-methyltransferase TrmD, with the translated sequence MRIDIVTIFPTFFDVLDISLLGKAREAGLIELGVHDLRDHTHDRHRTVDDTPYGGGAGMVMKPEPWGEALDGILSASDDPVVIFPSPAGEVFTQATARELAGEQHLVFGCGRYEGIDQRVFDDTASRARVRLMSIGDYVLNGGEVATMAMIEAIGRLIPGVVGNPESLVQESHEDGLLEYPSYTKPAEWRGHEVPPILLSGNHGAIAAWRHEQQLERTRRVRPDLLP